Proteins from one Caldilineales bacterium genomic window:
- a CDS encoding ABC transporter permease gives MALSQPLAPASARPSRLQSWWKGISIIFESRVATVGLILVVFWFVVGIISLFWTPSPPNAQLFQPNQLPNSTNLLGTDNLGRDILSRLMEGTQVILLKTRLPGDSGLVVPGGVALWGVFGALVLGSILGLNAGYRGGWWDQSIMQVLDALVAFPAIVLYLVIITAFEQGDLVVVAAIMITGAPGMARLVRSLTLDIKTRDYIRAAETRGERLGWIMFREILPNARGPLLVDATLRVGYAIFAIGTLGFLGVGLPPPDPDWGSMVNDARRYIFAFAWGVIPPSVAIASLVIGLNLLADGLREELARYQR, from the coding sequence ATGGCCCTCTCCCAACCCCTCGCCCCTGCCTCGGCCCGCCCTTCCCGCCTGCAATCGTGGTGGAAAGGCATTTCGATCATCTTCGAATCGCGGGTGGCCACCGTTGGCCTGATCCTGGTCGTCTTCTGGTTCGTGGTCGGGATCATCTCGCTCTTCTGGACGCCCTCTCCCCCCAATGCCCAACTCTTCCAGCCCAACCAGCTGCCGAACTCGACCAACTTGCTCGGCACCGATAACCTGGGCCGAGACATCCTCTCGCGACTGATGGAGGGCACGCAGGTCATCTTGCTCAAGACCCGCCTGCCCGGTGACAGCGGGCTGGTGGTCCCCGGCGGGGTGGCGCTGTGGGGTGTGTTCGGCGCCCTGGTTCTCGGCTCCATCCTCGGCCTCAATGCCGGCTATCGCGGCGGCTGGTGGGATCAGTCGATCATGCAGGTGTTGGATGCGTTGGTCGCCTTCCCGGCCATCGTTCTCTATCTCGTCATCATCACCGCCTTCGAGCAGGGCGATCTGGTTGTCGTCGCCGCCATCATGATCACCGGCGCGCCCGGCATGGCCCGGCTCGTCCGCAGCCTGACGCTCGACATCAAGACGCGTGACTACATCCGCGCCGCCGAGACGCGGGGCGAGCGGCTGGGCTGGATCATGTTCCGCGAGATCCTGCCCAACGCCCGCGGCCCGCTGCTGGTGGACGCCACCCTGCGCGTGGGTTACGCCATCTTCGCCATCGGCACCCTCGGCTTCTTGGGCGTGGGCTTGCCGCCGCCCGACCCCGACTGGGGGAGCATGGTCAACGACGCCCGCCGCTACATCTTCGCCTTTGCCTGGGGCGTCATCCCGCCTTCGGTCGCCATTGCCTCGCTGGTCATCGGGCTGAATCTGCTGGCCGATGGGCTGCGCGAGGAATTAGCGCGCTATCAAAGGTAA
- a CDS encoding ABC transporter permease, translated as MRSIVSTVITMLIVSITLFFFLEVGTGDVTVKILGIESTPEQRASYRAQLGLDAPAWQRYLDWLIGSDRRASRQAGQPLVSLRNPSTGEAEWWVKEEDGPVRWEMKEGEMVVFRRQADGSSTEEPATVKWETNEKGEQAFWGVNTNNSAVMWVKGSGETVWVRTKAGFRKEGDGPRQYIPLRKGLLRLDAGESLQTGRPVAVTLLPRVRNTLVLAGVAFLIVMPLALVLGVLAGANEGKAVDRTISIGGLAFTATPEFVTGIFLILIFGVWLQVFPAVAIFTSANAIFENPKLLVLPVMTLTAAELGYVARMTRSSMVEVMDAAFIRTAFIKGMPRRRVILNHALRNALLAPITIIMLHVNWLIGGVVVVESIFGYPGLGTYIYQAAVFGDVNAVEAAAMLLVIIAIVTRLLGDLAYTMLNPRIRYS; from the coding sequence ATGCGAAGCATCGTTTCCACGGTCATCACCATGCTGATCGTCTCCATCACCCTTTTTTTCTTTCTCGAGGTAGGGACAGGTGATGTGACGGTGAAAATCCTGGGGATCGAATCGACGCCCGAGCAGCGAGCGTCGTATCGCGCCCAATTGGGCCTCGACGCCCCGGCCTGGCAGCGCTACCTCGACTGGCTGATCGGCAGCGACCGCCGCGCCAGCCGTCAAGCCGGGCAGCCTTTGGTGTCGTTACGAAATCCAAGCACAGGCGAGGCGGAATGGTGGGTGAAAGAGGAGGATGGGCCGGTGCGTTGGGAGATGAAAGAGGGGGAGATGGTGGTCTTCCGGCGCCAGGCCGACGGTTCCTCGACCGAAGAGCCGGCCACGGTGAAGTGGGAGACGAATGAGAAAGGTGAACAGGCCTTCTGGGGCGTGAACACCAACAACAGCGCTGTGATGTGGGTGAAGGGGTCGGGAGAGACGGTGTGGGTGCGCACGAAGGCCGGTTTCCGCAAAGAGGGCGACGGCCCGCGCCAGTATATCCCGCTGCGCAAAGGCCTGCTGCGCCTGGATGCCGGTGAATCGTTGCAAACGGGCCGGCCCGTGGCCGTCACCCTGCTCCCGCGCGTCCGCAACACCCTAGTGCTGGCCGGCGTCGCCTTCCTCATCGTCATGCCCCTGGCGCTGGTGTTGGGCGTATTGGCCGGCGCCAACGAGGGCAAAGCCGTCGACCGCACGATCTCCATCGGTGGGCTGGCCTTCACCGCCACGCCGGAGTTCGTCACCGGCATCTTTCTGATCCTGATCTTTGGCGTCTGGCTGCAGGTCTTCCCGGCGGTAGCCATCTTCACCAGCGCCAACGCCATCTTCGAAAATCCCAAACTGCTGGTGTTGCCGGTGATGACGCTCACCGCCGCCGAGTTGGGCTATGTGGCCCGCATGACCCGCTCTAGCATGGTCGAAGTCATGGACGCCGCCTTCATCCGCACCGCCTTTATCAAAGGCATGCCCCGGCGCCGGGTGATCCTCAACCACGCCCTGCGCAACGCCTTGCTGGCCCCCATCACCATCATCATGTTGCACGTCAACTGGCTGATCGGTGGTGTGGTCGTGGTCGAATCCATCTTTGGCTACCCCGGCCTGGGCACCTACATCTATCAGGCCGCGGTCTTCGGCGATGTCAACGCTGTCGAAGCCGCGGCCATGCTCCTGGTCATCATCGCCATCGTCACGCGCTTGCTCGGCGATCTTGCCTATACGATGCTCAATCCGAGGATTCGCTATTCTTAG
- a CDS encoding ABC transporter substrate-binding protein: MNKPQVDKKQMEAIHPAIPAAYEQLEQGRISRREFLRFATLLGMSVGAATFVAACAGGGGGAAPAATQAPAAATAAPAASAIKRGGTWTCSMQLQLLDHPARLSWVEGANIVRQTNEYLTETGPDNITRPYLLEKWTASEDVKTWDLYLRKGIKFNNGDELTADDVIFTFGEWLNPDVGSSMFGLLSYLYKADADGKKIVEGGMSNVEKVDDYHVRLHLMTPNIAVPEHLFHYPAVILHRSFQGDIVKAPVGTGAFTLEEYANGERAVFKRRSDYWQMGEDGQSLPYLDQLIFVSTDKDAGVAALQSGQVDTMYDPRPQDFQVLKGNTNLAVYPASTAQCLVLRMRVDMAPWDDNRVRTALKLCQDRQKILDLAYFGQGDLSIDAHVAPIHPEYCQQPIPAYDMATAKSLLEEYAKEKGMTLPLKVSLATKNDQNEPEIAQALKELAAPAGFDIELDITDAGGYWDRWTEVPLGITSWTHRPLGTMVLPLAYTKESIGAWNETRWYDDEFSTILTQAEGTLDVEKRRALFCQLEQIMQERGAIGNSFWKKVWNITSKKFHNVVGHPTAYYLMNNVWKEA; this comes from the coding sequence GTGAACAAGCCGCAAGTCGATAAGAAGCAGATGGAAGCCATCCATCCTGCTATCCCCGCCGCCTACGAGCAACTGGAGCAGGGCCGCATTTCTCGCCGCGAGTTCCTGCGCTTTGCTACGCTACTTGGTATGTCGGTGGGCGCCGCCACCTTCGTCGCTGCCTGCGCCGGGGGAGGCGGGGGAGCAGCGCCCGCAGCCACCCAGGCCCCAGCGGCTGCCACCGCCGCGCCCGCTGCCTCGGCCATCAAGCGCGGTGGCACCTGGACGTGCTCGATGCAGTTGCAGCTGCTCGACCACCCCGCCCGTCTGTCCTGGGTCGAGGGCGCCAACATCGTCCGCCAGACCAACGAATACCTGACCGAGACCGGCCCGGACAACATCACCCGGCCGTACTTGCTGGAGAAGTGGACGGCCAGCGAGGATGTCAAGACCTGGGATCTGTACCTGCGCAAGGGGATCAAATTCAACAACGGCGATGAGTTGACCGCCGACGATGTCATCTTCACCTTCGGCGAGTGGCTCAACCCGGATGTAGGGTCGTCGATGTTCGGCCTGCTCTCCTATCTCTACAAGGCCGACGCCGATGGCAAGAAGATCGTAGAGGGCGGCATGTCCAACGTCGAGAAAGTGGACGATTACCACGTCCGTCTGCATCTGATGACGCCCAACATTGCCGTGCCCGAACACCTCTTCCACTACCCTGCCGTCATCCTCCACCGCAGCTTCCAGGGCGATATCGTCAAAGCTCCAGTCGGAACCGGCGCCTTCACCCTGGAGGAGTACGCAAACGGTGAGCGAGCGGTCTTCAAACGGCGTTCGGACTATTGGCAGATGGGCGAGGATGGTCAGTCCTTGCCTTATCTCGATCAATTGATCTTCGTCTCCACCGATAAGGATGCCGGCGTCGCTGCCTTACAGTCAGGTCAGGTGGACACCATGTACGATCCGCGACCGCAGGACTTCCAGGTACTGAAGGGCAACACCAACCTGGCGGTGTACCCTGCCAGCACGGCCCAGTGTCTGGTCTTGCGCATGCGCGTGGACATGGCGCCCTGGGACGATAACCGCGTGCGCACGGCGCTCAAGCTCTGCCAGGACCGCCAGAAGATCCTCGATCTGGCCTACTTCGGCCAGGGCGACCTTTCCATCGATGCCCATGTCGCTCCCATCCATCCCGAGTACTGCCAGCAGCCCATCCCAGCCTACGATATGGCCACGGCGAAATCTCTTCTGGAGGAATACGCCAAAGAGAAGGGCATGACATTGCCGCTCAAGGTCTCGCTGGCTACCAAGAACGACCAGAACGAACCCGAGATCGCCCAGGCGCTCAAAGAACTGGCGGCTCCGGCTGGCTTCGACATCGAATTGGACATTACCGATGCGGGCGGTTACTGGGATCGCTGGACAGAGGTGCCGTTGGGCATCACCTCGTGGACGCACCGGCCTCTGGGCACGATGGTGTTGCCGCTGGCCTATACCAAGGAATCGATCGGTGCCTGGAATGAAACCCGTTGGTACGACGACGAGTTCAGCACCATCCTGACACAGGCCGAAGGCACGCTGGACGTGGAAAAGCGTCGCGCGCTCTTCTGCCAGCTCGAACAGATCATGCAAGAGCGCGGCGCCATCGGCAACAGTTTCTGGAAGAAGGTGTGGAACATCACCAGCAAGAAGTTCCACAATGTCGTCGGCCATCCCACCGCCTACTATCTGATGAACAACGTCTGGAAGGAAGCATAG
- a CDS encoding Zn-dependent alcohol dehydrogenase: MKIQAAVLHKVHDPFRIEEVDLEMPHAGEVLVKVAAAGVCHSDWHLVTGATKHALPVAPGHEGAGVVAAVGEGVTAVRPGDHVILNWAPSCGTCFYCLNDRPSLCTTYVGPLWAGTMMDGTTRLSQNGQPIYHFSALACFAEYVVVPVQCCVPVPHEVPLTVAALVGCAVTTGVGAALNTARVRPGSSVVVYGAGGVGLSVVLGARLAGASQMIVIDKAEAKGEMALAFGATDFLLPGQDLVATIRQMTEGRGADYAFEAIGIPAVQEQCLEVIRPGGMVVLAGVSPMGSGTNLPGAIITRQEKTVTGTYYGSANTARDFPRIIDLYRRGRLDLDRMVSKTYSLDQINQAYADMLAGENARGVIVF, from the coding sequence ATGAAAATCCAAGCTGCTGTCCTGCACAAAGTTCATGATCCTTTCCGCATCGAAGAAGTCGATCTGGAAATGCCGCACGCCGGCGAAGTACTGGTCAAGGTGGCGGCGGCGGGCGTCTGCCATAGCGACTGGCACCTGGTGACGGGCGCCACCAAACACGCCCTGCCAGTTGCGCCCGGACACGAGGGCGCTGGGGTGGTGGCGGCGGTGGGCGAGGGGGTGACGGCGGTGCGGCCGGGCGACCATGTCATCCTCAATTGGGCGCCCAGTTGCGGAACCTGTTTCTATTGCCTCAACGACCGGCCCAGCCTCTGCACCACCTATGTGGGGCCGCTGTGGGCGGGGACGATGATGGACGGCACCACCCGGCTTTCACAGAACGGCCAACCGATCTATCACTTCAGCGCCCTGGCCTGCTTTGCCGAGTATGTGGTTGTGCCGGTGCAGTGCTGTGTGCCTGTGCCGCACGAGGTGCCCCTGACGGTGGCGGCGCTGGTGGGTTGCGCGGTCACGACCGGGGTGGGGGCGGCCCTGAACACGGCCAGGGTGCGGCCGGGGAGCAGTGTGGTGGTGTACGGGGCCGGGGGGGTGGGGTTGAGCGTCGTTTTGGGCGCACGGCTGGCAGGGGCCAGCCAGATGATCGTCATCGACAAGGCCGAGGCCAAAGGCGAGATGGCCCTTGCTTTCGGCGCCACCGATTTCCTGCTGCCGGGCCAAGATCTGGTCGCGACCATCCGGCAGATGACCGAAGGCCGGGGCGCCGACTATGCTTTCGAGGCCATCGGCATCCCAGCCGTGCAGGAACAATGCCTGGAGGTCATCCGGCCGGGCGGGATGGTGGTGCTGGCGGGCGTCTCGCCCATGGGCAGCGGCACCAACCTGCCGGGGGCCATCATCACCCGCCAGGAAAAGACGGTGACGGGAACCTACTATGGCAGCGCCAACACCGCTCGCGATTTCCCGCGCATCATCGACCTTTACCGTCGCGGTCGGCTCGATCTCGACCGCATGGTCTCGAAGACCTACTCGCTCGACCAGATCAACCAGGCCTACGCCGACATGCTGGCGGGCGAAAACGCGCGCGGCGTGATCGTCTTCTAG
- a CDS encoding BrnA antitoxin family protein has translation MSKNDIPLLSSISGARTDDEMAEFWDTHSLADYWDQTREVQFDVRAARRRRVTMETDLYERVEIWARQRGLMPETLVNLWVAERLELQQAQ, from the coding sequence ATGAGCAAAAATGACATTCCCCTGTTGAGCAGCATATCAGGAGCGCGTACCGACGATGAGATGGCTGAGTTTTGGGATACCCATAGTCTGGCTGACTATTGGGACCAAACCCGGGAGGTACAGTTCGATGTGAGAGCTGCGCGCAGGCGACGCGTAACAATGGAGACGGATCTTTATGAGCGAGTCGAGATTTGGGCGCGACAGCGCGGTCTCATGCCGGAAACGTTGGTCAATCTCTGGGTTGCAGAGCGGTTGGAGTTGCAACAGGCGCAGTAG
- a CDS encoding OsmC family protein, with the protein MATISTYYKGDMLFESKLGAHTLVIDVPASMGGKDRGPTPPEIFVASLGSCVGAFVAQYCGRSGIDATDMTVDVTFDKVENPTRLVNLKVHVDLPHGRCADRQAAIRRVAEHCPVHETILTLQGIEIDIVGEEQHAARPA; encoded by the coding sequence ATGGCAACAATCAGCACCTACTACAAGGGCGATATGCTGTTCGAGAGCAAACTCGGCGCCCATACGCTTGTCATCGATGTGCCGGCCAGCATGGGCGGCAAGGACCGTGGCCCCACCCCGCCGGAGATCTTCGTTGCGTCTCTCGGCTCGTGCGTCGGCGCCTTTGTCGCCCAGTACTGCGGCCGTAGCGGCATCGATGCTACCGACATGACCGTCGATGTGACCTTCGACAAGGTGGAGAACCCCACGCGCCTGGTCAATCTCAAAGTGCATGTCGATCTGCCGCATGGGCGGTGCGCCGATCGCCAGGCGGCGATCCGGCGTGTTGCCGAACACTGCCCCGTGCACGAGACGATCCTCACCTTACAGGGAATCGAGATCGACATCGTTGGCGAAGAGCAGCACGCCGCCCGTCCCGCCTAG
- a CDS encoding cytochrome c3 family protein has protein sequence MAWAVALRSLLILPFASLFLAALSLLMVSGVAVAAPAAQAGADANAVCQACHGVPGREMELLGGETMSVFVDGDTYAHSVHGRKDITCTACHTNISGFPHPPQMARDRRDYQLQNYAACRNCHPEVYDKTLDSMHTRALASGNRNAAVCTDCHGAHDVTPPDLPRAKISETCSRCHSAIFEQYKASVHGAALLEESNPDVPTCIDCHGTHTIDDPTTAQFRLQSPEICGKCHRDRALMARYDISTDVFNTYVADFHGTTVTLFERQHPDQATNKAVCYDCHGIHNIKAVTDPEATVVKENLLVTCQKCHPDAAANFPASWTSHFIPDREHNPLVYYVNLFYLIFIPATLGFMVAFVSLDALHRLASRIRRRFRPSTPETGHD, from the coding sequence ATGGCATGGGCTGTCGCCCTTCGCTCTTTGCTCATCCTGCCCTTCGCTTCCCTCTTCCTGGCGGCGCTGTCGTTGCTCATGGTTAGCGGCGTGGCCGTTGCCGCGCCCGCCGCCCAGGCGGGGGCCGACGCCAATGCCGTCTGCCAGGCCTGCCACGGCGTGCCCGGACGCGAGATGGAACTGCTCGGCGGCGAGACCATGTCGGTCTTTGTCGATGGCGATACCTACGCCCATTCGGTGCACGGCCGCAAAGACATCACCTGCACCGCCTGCCACACCAACATCAGCGGCTTTCCGCACCCGCCGCAGATGGCCCGCGACCGCCGCGACTACCAGCTCCAGAACTACGCCGCTTGCCGCAACTGCCACCCCGAAGTCTACGACAAAACGCTCGACTCGATGCACACGCGAGCGCTGGCCAGCGGCAACCGCAACGCCGCCGTCTGCACCGACTGCCACGGCGCCCATGATGTCACCCCGCCCGACCTGCCGCGCGCCAAGATCTCAGAGACGTGCAGCCGTTGCCACAGCGCCATCTTCGAGCAGTACAAGGCCAGCGTGCACGGCGCCGCCCTGCTAGAAGAAAGCAACCCCGATGTGCCCACCTGCATCGATTGTCACGGCACGCACACCATCGATGACCCCACCACCGCCCAATTCCGGCTGCAGTCGCCGGAAATCTGCGGCAAATGCCATCGCGACCGGGCGCTGATGGCGCGCTACGACATCTCGACCGATGTCTTCAACACCTATGTCGCCGATTTTCACGGCACCACCGTCACCCTCTTCGAGCGCCAGCACCCCGACCAGGCCACCAACAAGGCCGTGTGCTACGACTGCCACGGCATCCACAACATCAAGGCCGTCACCGACCCCGAGGCCACCGTCGTCAAGGAAAACCTGCTCGTCACCTGCCAGAAATGCCACCCCGACGCCGCCGCCAACTTCCCGGCCTCGTGGACGAGCCATTTCATCCCCGACCGCGAGCACAACCCCCTCGTGTATTATGTCAATCTGTTTTATCTGATCTTCATCCCCGCCACCCTCGGTTTCATGGTCGCATTCGTCTCGCTCGACGCCCTCCACCGCCTCGCCAGCCGCATCCGGCGTCGTTTCCGCCCCTCTACCCCGGAGACCGGCCATGACTGA